From Chelatococcus sp. YT9, a single genomic window includes:
- a CDS encoding ABC transporter permease encodes MTEITASKLAAPTRRLPRLKLAWPNGPNSFIAIAGLLALLFVSLAILAPVISPFDPDQQKLLARLKPPVGFAGANPAYWLGTDQLGRDLLSRCLHGLRLTLLLALFGTLLGLALGAALGLLAGLVRGWVDALVMGLVDIMMSLPFTLVALFVVAIAGTDVTVLICVLGIAYWAHFARLIRAQVLSLREMPFVEAARSVGASGWRIATVHMLPNLISPVVVMASLNFSNLILLESALSFLGLGVQPPTATLGSMVGQGRDYMASAPWIVAVPALLIVIVSLVAMLLGDALRDRLDPRLRGW; translated from the coding sequence ATGACCGAGATCACGGCTTCCAAGCTCGCCGCTCCGACGCGCCGCCTGCCGCGGCTCAAGCTGGCTTGGCCCAACGGCCCCAATTCCTTCATCGCGATCGCCGGGCTGCTCGCGCTCCTGTTCGTCAGCCTCGCCATTCTAGCGCCTGTCATTTCGCCGTTCGATCCCGATCAACAGAAACTCCTGGCGCGGTTGAAGCCTCCGGTCGGCTTCGCGGGCGCCAATCCCGCCTACTGGCTCGGGACCGACCAACTCGGCCGGGACCTCCTCTCCCGCTGCCTCCATGGCCTGCGGCTGACGCTGCTTTTGGCCCTGTTCGGCACGCTTCTCGGCCTTGCCCTCGGCGCGGCGCTCGGTCTCCTCGCCGGACTGGTGCGCGGCTGGGTCGACGCGCTGGTCATGGGCCTCGTCGACATCATGATGTCATTGCCTTTCACGCTGGTCGCCCTTTTCGTGGTGGCGATCGCCGGCACTGATGTCACGGTGCTGATCTGTGTGCTCGGCATCGCCTATTGGGCGCATTTCGCGCGGTTGATCCGGGCGCAGGTGCTGAGCCTCAGGGAGATGCCGTTCGTCGAGGCCGCCCGCTCAGTCGGCGCCAGCGGCTGGCGCATCGCCACCGTGCATATGCTCCCGAACCTCATCTCGCCGGTCGTGGTAATGGCGAGCCTGAACTTCTCGAACCTCATCCTGCTCGAATCGGCGCTGTCCTTCCTCGGGCTCGGCGTTCAGCCGCCGACGGCGACGCTCGGCTCCATGGTCGGACAGGGCCGCGACTACATGGCTTCGGCGCCCTGGATCGTGGCCGTGCCGGCTCTGCTCATCGTCATCGTGAGCCTCGTCGCCATGCTGCTCGGCGATGCGCTGCGTGACCGACTCGATCCACGCCTGCGTGGATGGTGA
- a CDS encoding HAD family hydrolase has protein sequence MRALEDISGCLVDLDGTLVSGGLPLPGAADFLDAFANRCVIVSNDAEHTPVELARSLRRLRLNVPAERILLAGASALDGVAAERPGARVLMLASRSLMRYARGRGLAPVAERPDFVFLGRDRQFTYERLAIAANAVRSGAKLVVANPDLVHPGVGGRVVPETGALLAALLACTGPVPYRLVGKPQPALFEAGLALLDLPRHLVAMVGDNPATDGEGARRAGLRYVEMTGGFFPDAAREGVWLQAEDGLAIPAGVP, from the coding sequence TTGCGCGCATTGGAAGATATCAGCGGCTGCCTCGTCGATCTTGATGGAACGCTGGTGAGTGGCGGGCTGCCGCTGCCAGGTGCCGCAGATTTTCTGGACGCCTTCGCAAACCGCTGTGTCATCGTCTCGAACGATGCCGAGCACACGCCTGTGGAATTGGCGCGCAGCCTGAGGCGGCTTCGGTTGAACGTCCCCGCTGAACGCATCCTGCTGGCAGGAGCGAGCGCGCTCGATGGTGTCGCGGCCGAGCGCCCGGGCGCACGGGTTCTCATGCTGGCGAGCCGCAGTCTGATGCGCTACGCGCGCGGCAGGGGGCTAGCGCCCGTGGCCGAGCGGCCGGATTTCGTATTTCTCGGGCGGGACCGTCAATTCACGTACGAGCGGCTGGCAATTGCGGCCAATGCGGTGCGGAGCGGTGCCAAGCTCGTCGTCGCCAATCCCGATCTTGTGCATCCCGGCGTGGGTGGCCGCGTTGTTCCTGAGACTGGAGCGCTGCTTGCGGCGTTGCTGGCCTGCACAGGTCCGGTTCCCTATCGCCTCGTTGGCAAGCCGCAGCCAGCCCTCTTCGAGGCCGGTCTTGCCCTCCTCGACCTGCCGCGCCACCTCGTGGCTATGGTTGGCGACAATCCTGCGACGGATGGGGAGGGCGCGCGCCGTGCCGGCTTGCGTTATGTGGAGATGACAGGCGGGTTTTTTCCTGACGCTGCTCGGGAGGGCGTGTGGCTCCAAGCAGAAGATGGCCTCGCCATTCCCGCAGGGGTCCCCTGA
- a CDS encoding ABC transporter permease: MFAFLGGRLVRMAITLWAIVTAVFLATRLTGNPIDFLMPEGLDAASRGEMIAYWGLDRPVIEQYALFWKSLASGDFGLGLMERRPVAVIFGERLWQSASLLVATLVLTIAVGVPLGILAALWRGQARGQSVLFIAFLGYAIPNFVLAILLLLIFSYTLHWLPSAGSATLWHYLMPTAALSAYFIAALTRYTRNAMLDVLSEDYMRTARAKGLSERVVILQHGLRNALIPVITVLGLQITTLVSGTVVVETVFAWNGIGDLLVGATLRRDYPVLQFGVLVVAGTVILVNFAIDLAYAAADPRVRIAGA, from the coding sequence ATGTTCGCATTCCTGGGCGGTCGCCTCGTTCGGATGGCGATCACGCTCTGGGCGATCGTTACGGCCGTGTTCCTCGCGACGCGGCTGACCGGCAACCCGATCGATTTCCTGATGCCCGAAGGCCTCGACGCGGCATCCCGTGGCGAGATGATTGCCTATTGGGGCCTTGACCGGCCGGTGATCGAGCAATACGCGCTCTTTTGGAAATCCCTCGCCTCCGGCGATTTTGGACTGGGCCTGATGGAACGGCGGCCGGTCGCGGTCATTTTCGGCGAACGGCTCTGGCAGAGCGCATCGCTTTTGGTGGCGACACTGGTGCTCACCATCGCGGTCGGCGTTCCGCTCGGCATTCTGGCGGCGCTCTGGCGCGGTCAGGCCCGCGGCCAAAGCGTGCTCTTCATCGCCTTCCTCGGCTACGCGATCCCGAATTTCGTGCTCGCGATCCTGCTGCTCCTCATCTTTTCCTACACGCTGCATTGGCTCCCCAGCGCAGGCTCGGCCACCCTCTGGCACTATCTGATGCCGACAGCCGCGCTTTCGGCCTATTTCATCGCGGCGCTGACGCGCTACACCCGCAACGCCATGCTCGATGTCCTCTCCGAGGACTACATGCGCACCGCCCGCGCCAAGGGCCTGTCCGAGCGCGTGGTCATCCTGCAGCACGGGCTGCGCAACGCGCTGATCCCGGTCATCACCGTGCTCGGGCTGCAGATCACAACGCTCGTTTCCGGCACGGTGGTGGTGGAGACCGTCTTCGCCTGGAACGGCATCGGCGACCTCCTTGTCGGCGCGACGCTGCGGCGTGACTACCCCGTGCTGCAATTCGGCGTCCTCGTCGTCGCCGGCACCGTGATCCTCGTCAATTTCGCGATCGACCTCGCCTATGCGGCGGCTGATCCGCGCGTTCGCATCGCAGGAGCCTGA